In a single window of the Pseudohongiella acticola genome:
- a CDS encoding GMC oxidoreductase translates to MNHNEYDAIVVGSGISGGWAAKELTEKGLKVIMLERGRSLEHIKDYVNENKEIWEFPHRDMRTQEMIENYPVLRRDYPLNEQTLGSWTNEQDSPYEEIQRFDWYRSYQVGGRSLLWGRQSYRWNKMDFAANLREGIAVDWPIRYEDLAPWYDYVEGFAGISGSKEGLEVLPDGNFLPPMDLNCVEKDVAARIKSHFNGDRHLFIGRVANITESRPEQNRVQCQYRNRCWRGCSFGAFFSTQSTTLPAAMATGNLTLRPFSIVTRVLYDKDTKRATGVEVVDAETNEVIEYKAKVVFLNASAFNSTWILMNSATDVWPDGLGSSSGELGHNVMDHHFRLGASGRVEGYEDKYYYGRRPNGFYVPRFRNVGNDQRDYVRGFGYQGSASRTGWSRDISELNVGADFKQALTQPGDWTIGMTAFGEMLPYHENRIFLNRNRTDKWGLPILAFDVSIKENEFAMRKDMVADAMEMLEAAGVKEVRGRDSGYAPGMGIHEMGTARMGRDPATSVLNAHNQVWDALNVFVTDGACMTSASCVNPSLTYMALTARAADYAVAELKRGNL, encoded by the coding sequence ATGAATCACAATGAATATGACGCAATCGTGGTTGGCTCAGGTATCAGTGGTGGCTGGGCTGCCAAGGAGCTAACCGAGAAAGGCCTCAAAGTCATCATGCTGGAGCGGGGTCGAAGCCTGGAGCATATAAAGGATTACGTTAACGAGAATAAGGAAATCTGGGAGTTTCCGCATCGTGATATGCGCACCCAGGAAATGATCGAGAATTATCCTGTGCTGCGTCGCGACTATCCGCTGAATGAACAGACACTGGGTAGCTGGACCAACGAGCAGGATTCGCCCTATGAGGAGATTCAGCGCTTTGACTGGTATCGATCCTATCAGGTTGGCGGCCGGTCACTGTTGTGGGGGCGACAAAGCTATCGCTGGAACAAAATGGATTTTGCCGCCAATCTGCGTGAAGGTATCGCCGTTGATTGGCCGATTCGGTATGAAGACCTGGCACCCTGGTATGACTATGTTGAAGGGTTTGCCGGGATCAGTGGGTCAAAAGAAGGGCTTGAGGTGTTGCCAGACGGGAATTTCCTGCCGCCCATGGATCTGAACTGCGTCGAAAAAGATGTTGCCGCCCGAATCAAGTCTCACTTTAATGGCGATCGGCATTTATTTATTGGTCGCGTCGCCAATATCACCGAGTCCCGGCCTGAACAGAATCGGGTGCAGTGTCAGTACCGAAACCGCTGCTGGCGGGGCTGTTCCTTTGGCGCCTTTTTCAGTACCCAGTCGACAACGTTGCCGGCCGCGATGGCGACAGGCAATCTGACTCTGCGGCCGTTTTCAATTGTGACACGTGTGTTGTATGACAAGGACACCAAACGCGCTACCGGTGTTGAGGTGGTGGATGCGGAAACCAATGAAGTTATCGAATACAAGGCCAAAGTGGTGTTTCTCAATGCCTCCGCCTTTAATTCAACCTGGATTCTGATGAACTCCGCCACGGATGTCTGGCCCGATGGCCTGGGCAGTAGCAGCGGTGAGCTGGGTCATAATGTGATGGACCATCACTTCCGTCTGGGTGCATCAGGCCGCGTAGAAGGCTATGAAGATAAATACTACTATGGCCGGCGACCCAATGGGTTTTATGTGCCTCGTTTCCGCAATGTCGGCAATGACCAGCGTGATTATGTGCGTGGTTTTGGTTATCAGGGTTCGGCCAGCCGCACTGGCTGGAGTCGTGATATCAGTGAATTGAATGTGGGTGCCGATTTTAAGCAGGCGCTGACCCAGCCGGGTGACTGGACCATAGGCATGACCGCGTTTGGTGAAATGTTGCCCTATCATGAGAATCGAATTTTTCTTAATCGGAACAGAACCGACAAGTGGGGACTGCCAATCCTTGCCTTTGACGTCAGCATTAAGGAAAACGAGTTTGCCATGCGTAAGGACATGGTGGCCGATGCGATGGAGATGCTGGAGGCGGCTGGTGTCAAAGAGGTTCGCGGTCGTGATTCGGGTTATGCGCCGGGCATGGGTATCCATGAAATGGGCACGGCCAGAATGGGCCGCGACCCGGCAACGTCGGTGTTGAATGCACACAACCAGGTATGGGATGCGCTGAATGTTTTTGTCACCGATGGAGCCTGTATGACTTCAGCGTCGTGCGTAAATCCTTCCCTGACCTATATGGCATTGACCGCACGAGCGGCAGACTATGCGGTGGCCGAATTAAAAAGAGGAAACCTGTGA
- a CDS encoding Gfo/Idh/MocA family protein, with protein MSETDNNNNSDQSEGVSFTRRRLLKRGATTAAGILIVPSFVVSGLGHTAPSDRLNIAGVGVGGRGFSVLQAMADDASIVALCDVDWRYAQRCFDRFPNASKFWDWRVMYEEMLNDIDAVVVATSDHSHAAVAAYAMSLGKHVYVEKPLTHTVYESRLLTRLAAHYRVATQMGNQGASAEGVNLMVEWVRNGEIGEVNHVEAFTDRPIWPQGINTPKVAMPIPDTMNWDLFIGPARMRPYHDIYTPWNFRGFWDFGTGALGDMACHIVHPAFKALELGYPTQVQGSSTLLLQDSAPAAQKVSLSYPQRESSFGRLPAVKLDWYDGGLQPLRPAGWPAGRSMNHRGGGVLFHGSKDTLVCGCYGADPWLLSGRQPAVAQTERRVDSNHYLDWIRACKESPDSRTETKSAFHESGPFNETVVMGVLAVRLQALNKALDWDGDNMRFANINANDELTIITEEGFSITDGRPSFSRPRTAPLNASAFAEGLIRTRYRDGWSLPPMPS; from the coding sequence ATGAGTGAAACTGATAATAACAATAATTCAGATCAATCAGAGGGTGTGAGCTTCACCCGTCGTCGTTTGCTGAAACGTGGGGCAACGACGGCCGCTGGTATCCTGATTGTGCCGAGTTTTGTCGTTAGCGGGCTGGGTCACACCGCGCCCAGTGATCGGCTTAACATTGCGGGCGTGGGCGTTGGCGGACGTGGCTTCAGTGTGCTTCAGGCGATGGCCGACGATGCCAGCATAGTTGCCTTGTGTGATGTCGACTGGCGTTATGCACAGCGTTGCTTTGACCGGTTTCCCAATGCGTCGAAATTTTGGGACTGGCGGGTGATGTATGAAGAAATGCTAAATGATATTGATGCGGTGGTAGTGGCGACATCTGATCATTCGCATGCAGCTGTTGCCGCCTATGCCATGAGCCTTGGCAAACACGTCTATGTGGAAAAGCCATTGACCCATACGGTGTACGAGTCACGTTTGCTGACACGCCTGGCAGCGCACTATCGGGTTGCCACTCAGATGGGTAACCAGGGTGCCTCAGCCGAGGGTGTAAACCTGATGGTGGAGTGGGTCAGGAACGGAGAAATCGGTGAGGTAAACCATGTCGAAGCGTTTACCGACAGACCCATCTGGCCCCAGGGCATCAATACACCAAAAGTAGCCATGCCGATTCCGGATACCATGAACTGGGATCTGTTTATCGGACCGGCGCGCATGCGGCCGTATCATGATATTTACACACCCTGGAACTTTCGTGGATTCTGGGACTTTGGTACCGGCGCACTGGGCGATATGGCCTGTCACATCGTGCATCCGGCCTTCAAGGCACTGGAGTTGGGTTACCCCACACAGGTACAGGGTAGCTCGACCTTACTGCTTCAGGACAGCGCGCCGGCAGCGCAAAAAGTGTCCTTGTCCTATCCACAGCGTGAAAGCAGTTTTGGTCGGCTGCCTGCGGTCAAACTGGACTGGTACGACGGCGGTCTGCAGCCGCTGCGACCTGCGGGCTGGCCGGCAGGTCGCAGCATGAATCACCGTGGTGGTGGGGTGTTATTTCACGGCAGCAAAGACACGCTGGTATGCGGGTGTTATGGAGCGGATCCATGGCTATTGTCAGGGCGTCAGCCTGCAGTTGCGCAGACTGAGCGACGTGTCGACAGTAATCACTATCTTGACTGGATCCGCGCCTGCAAGGAGAGTCCAGACTCACGGACTGAAACCAAGTCCGCGTTCCACGAATCGGGACCGTTTAATGAAACGGTGGTGATGGGGGTGCTGGCAGTGCGCTTGCAAGCGCTTAACAAAGCACTGGATTGGGACGGCGATAATATGCGTTTTGCCAATATTAACGCCAATGACGAGTTGACCATCATTACTGAGGAAGGTTTCAGTATCACCGACGGGCGACCGTCATTTTCGCGGCCACGCACAGCGCCGCTCAATGCCAGTGCGTTTGCTGAGGGGCTGATCCGTACGCGGTATCGTGATGGCTGGTCGCTGCCGCCCATGCCGAGTTGA
- a CDS encoding sulfatase family protein, translating to MLRALSLFMLIVSAGTITACQQATGNTPPNIIVIMADDLGYGDIGAYGASLIETPNLDRMSNEGIRLDSFYASANICTPSRGGLLTGRYPVRLGLTADVARPTNNIGLAREEITIARILKDLGYSTSLIGKWHLGSQPQYSPLHYGFDSFFGLLHSNDMHPLQLYDNTDVIEDPVNQSTLTERYTAQAVNFINDNRDQPFFLYLPHTFPHTPLHTAAPFAGQSDAGLYGDTVETLDWSTGQILTTLAELGLDDNTLVIFTSDNGPWFEGSVGQLRDRKGSSWEGGMRVPFIARWPAMIPAGQVSNEAAMNIDLLPTLIKLAGGDLPADRPIDGKDIMPMLSEGAESPHEALFLFQNDRIAGVRSGKWKLVVESSYRSVITSFDHADSYYAPTGLLFDLQLDPGETYSYARENPEVVNRLRTHLEQAQQALDTSVLDAMWILP from the coding sequence ATGTTACGAGCACTTTCCCTGTTTATGCTGATTGTCAGCGCCGGCACAATCACTGCCTGTCAGCAGGCAACTGGCAACACACCTCCCAATATTATTGTCATCATGGCCGACGACCTGGGTTACGGTGATATTGGAGCCTATGGCGCATCGCTGATAGAAACGCCCAACCTGGACCGTATGAGCAATGAAGGCATCCGGCTGGACAGTTTCTATGCCAGTGCCAACATCTGTACACCCTCACGTGGCGGTCTGCTAACAGGACGTTATCCAGTTCGACTGGGCCTGACGGCGGACGTTGCACGACCGACCAATAACATCGGACTGGCACGCGAAGAAATCACCATCGCCCGTATACTTAAGGACCTGGGTTACAGCACCAGTCTGATTGGCAAATGGCATCTGGGCAGCCAGCCTCAGTACTCACCACTGCATTATGGATTCGACAGCTTTTTTGGTTTGCTACACAGCAATGACATGCACCCGCTGCAGTTGTATGACAACACTGACGTCATTGAAGACCCGGTCAACCAGTCAACACTGACGGAACGTTATACCGCGCAGGCGGTGAATTTTATCAACGATAATCGCGACCAGCCTTTTTTCCTGTACCTGCCGCATACCTTCCCGCACACACCCTTGCATACAGCGGCGCCGTTTGCAGGACAATCCGACGCCGGGCTTTACGGTGATACCGTAGAAACGCTTGACTGGAGCACTGGTCAGATACTGACAACACTTGCAGAGCTGGGGCTGGATGACAATACCCTGGTTATTTTCACCTCCGACAATGGCCCATGGTTTGAGGGCAGCGTCGGGCAACTGCGCGACCGCAAGGGTTCGTCCTGGGAAGGTGGCATGCGAGTCCCCTTTATCGCGCGCTGGCCCGCCATGATTCCTGCCGGCCAGGTCAGCAATGAGGCTGCCATGAATATCGACCTGCTTCCCACTTTGATCAAATTGGCCGGTGGTGATCTGCCGGCCGATCGCCCGATTGACGGCAAAGATATAATGCCCATGCTGAGTGAGGGCGCAGAAAGCCCACACGAAGCCCTGTTTCTGTTCCAGAATGATCGCATCGCCGGTGTTCGCAGTGGCAAATGGAAGCTGGTGGTGGAATCCTCCTACCGTAGCGTCATCACCAGTTTTGATCATGCCGATTCCTACTATGCGCCGACAGGTCTGTTATTCGATCTGCAGTTGGATCCGGGTGAAACCTACAGCTATGCCCGGGAAAACCCGGAAGTCGTGAATCGGCTTCGCACACATCTGGAGCAGGCACAGCAAGCGCTGGACACATCGGTGCTCGATGCCATGTGGATTCTACCCTGA
- a CDS encoding O-methyltransferase, translated as MSRWIQVDEAINNYINEHLEQEQPVLNALFAETAQLEDAQMQISHEQARFMNTVLRSMQIQRCIEIGVYTGYSTLVTAQALSPGGTIIACDLSEEWTSIARRYWQQAGVADRIDLRLAPASDTLAALLDAGDVGQYDFVFIDADKTAYDDYYEQSLKLLRPGGLMMIDNCLWYGQVLDSDSTDGDTRAIQALNKKIAADNRVNSSLVPIGDGIHMVYKQ; from the coding sequence ATGTCACGATGGATACAGGTAGACGAAGCAATAAACAACTATATCAATGAGCATCTTGAACAGGAACAACCCGTTCTGAACGCACTGTTTGCAGAGACGGCGCAACTGGAAGATGCTCAGATGCAGATCTCACACGAGCAGGCGCGCTTCATGAACACTGTGCTGCGCAGTATGCAGATACAACGATGTATTGAGATCGGCGTATACACTGGGTACAGCACACTGGTCACCGCACAGGCCCTGTCACCCGGCGGAACCATTATCGCCTGTGATCTGAGCGAAGAGTGGACGAGCATTGCCCGTCGCTACTGGCAACAGGCGGGCGTCGCTGACCGTATTGATCTGCGTCTGGCACCTGCTTCCGACACACTGGCGGCACTGCTCGATGCGGGTGACGTTGGGCAGTATGATTTTGTGTTCATTGATGCTGATAAAACGGCGTACGACGACTACTATGAACAATCACTCAAACTGCTGCGCCCGGGCGGGCTGATGATGATAGATAACTGCCTGTGGTACGGCCAGGTGCTTGATTCTGACAGCACGGATGGCGACACCCGGGCCATTCAGGCGCTGAACAAAAAGATCGCCGCCGATAACCGGGTCAACAGCAGCCTGGTGCCCATTGGCGACGGTATTCACATGGTTTACAAACAATGA
- the purT gene encoding formate-dependent phosphoribosylglycinamide formyltransferase: MSRKPDQENLSDTVTLGTPLATNATRVMFLGSGELGKEVVIELMRFGCEVIAVDRYANAPAMQVAHRSHVINMLDGVALRSLVEQERPHLVVPEIEAIATDELVKLEAEGWHVIPSARAAQLTMNREGIRRLAAEELGLSTSPYQFADTREQYLKAVDQVGLPCVIKPIMSSSGKGQSLVTSTDDIARAWDYAQSGGRSGQGKVIVEGFVDFDYEITLLTVRHRDGTSFCAPIGHRQEKGDYRESWQPQAMSQVALAEAQRIAASVTKSLGGFGLFGVELFVKGDNVYFSEVSPRPHDTGLVTLISQNLSEFALHARAILGLPIPVIRQLGPSASAVLLVAGDSEDMQYSNLQLALSEPDTDLRLFGKPEVRGERRLGVALARADDTDAAVSKALRAVDCIKVAL, from the coding sequence ATGTCTCGCAAACCTGATCAAGAAAATCTTTCTGACACCGTTACACTGGGCACACCGCTAGCAACCAACGCCACGCGCGTGATGTTTCTGGGCAGTGGCGAACTGGGCAAAGAAGTTGTCATTGAACTGATGCGTTTTGGCTGTGAAGTCATTGCCGTGGATCGATATGCCAATGCGCCGGCCATGCAGGTGGCGCATCGCAGCCATGTCATCAATATGCTCGACGGTGTTGCTCTGCGGTCTCTGGTGGAACAGGAAAGGCCGCACCTGGTGGTGCCGGAGATTGAAGCCATTGCCACTGACGAGTTGGTGAAACTGGAGGCAGAAGGCTGGCATGTGATTCCGTCGGCGCGGGCGGCACAGTTGACCATGAACCGGGAAGGCATTCGTCGACTGGCAGCCGAAGAGCTGGGATTATCGACCTCACCCTATCAGTTCGCTGATACCAGAGAACAATATCTGAAAGCCGTTGATCAGGTGGGTCTGCCCTGTGTTATCAAACCCATCATGTCGTCGTCAGGAAAAGGCCAGAGTCTGGTCACGTCGACTGATGATATCGCACGCGCCTGGGATTACGCACAGTCGGGTGGTCGCAGCGGACAGGGTAAAGTGATCGTTGAAGGTTTTGTCGACTTTGATTACGAGATTACTTTGTTGACCGTCCGCCACCGCGACGGCACCAGTTTCTGTGCACCGATTGGACATCGCCAGGAAAAAGGTGACTACCGCGAATCCTGGCAACCACAGGCCATGAGCCAGGTGGCGTTGGCGGAGGCACAGCGAATTGCCGCTTCAGTGACGAAGTCGCTGGGTGGTTTTGGCCTGTTCGGTGTTGAATTATTCGTCAAAGGTGACAATGTCTACTTCAGTGAGGTGTCGCCTCGCCCTCATGATACCGGTCTGGTCACACTGATTTCGCAGAACCTGTCCGAGTTTGCATTGCATGCCCGCGCCATTCTGGGTTTGCCGATTCCGGTGATCCGGCAGCTGGGTCCATCGGCATCGGCGGTGCTACTGGTCGCGGGCGACTCGGAAGATATGCAATACAGCAATCTGCAATTGGCGCTGTCGGAGCCGGATACCGACCTGCGTTTGTTTGGCAAACCTGAAGTGCGTGGCGAGCGACGTTTGGGTGTGGCACTGGCGCGCGCTGACGATACCGATGCCGCAGTCAGTAAAGCACTGCGGGCAGTAGACTGCATCAAGGTCGCACTTTAA
- a CDS encoding N-acyl-D-amino-acid deacylase family protein, translating to MNIRYLIVAVLLASCSAEQEATPDQPLDILLTGGMLYTGMDAPPVVGDIGIIDDRVVAIGSLSGRESALTLDVSGLAVMPGFVDIHSHAVRDDLNDGIFRWPDAENLIRQGVTTIVGGPDGSSPLPITDTFDALEAAPASVNFATFVGHGSIRGLVVGEDDRPATEEELNLMREQVRLAMESGAFGLSSGLIYAPGRFAQTEEVVELAKVAGEYDGIYISHMREEGLAVLDSVNETIRIGEEGGLPTQITHHKIVGAPMWGRSEDTLRLVDEALARGVDVSIDQYPYTASSTSLTILFPGWSLDGGRDALLARMEDSEQRQRLKDAIVYNIEVDRGGDDPANVGIANCPHDNTLNGLNLSEILRLQERDVSHQNAAELLMELVYAGNCSAVFHAIDEDDMRNIMRHDRTMIASDGGIEGPSERVPHPRNYGTFARVLGHFSRDERVFAPHTAIHKMSMKPADRINLYDRGRLEVGAMADVAVIDLTTVLDRSTFDAPHRYAQGVEHVFVNGRPVLLNGDMTGELPGRVLLSSDYR from the coding sequence ATGAATATACGCTATCTGATTGTTGCAGTGCTGCTGGCTTCCTGCTCGGCGGAACAGGAAGCGACTCCGGATCAGCCGCTGGATATTCTGCTGACCGGCGGCATGTTGTATACCGGCATGGATGCACCGCCGGTGGTTGGCGATATTGGCATCATTGACGACCGGGTAGTGGCCATTGGTTCGCTGTCCGGTCGTGAATCAGCGCTGACCCTGGATGTGTCCGGGCTGGCAGTGATGCCGGGATTTGTTGATATACACAGTCACGCCGTGCGCGATGATCTCAACGATGGCATTTTTCGCTGGCCGGATGCCGAGAACCTGATACGCCAGGGTGTGACCACCATCGTGGGTGGGCCTGATGGCAGTTCACCGCTACCCATCACGGATACCTTTGATGCATTGGAAGCGGCCCCGGCCTCGGTCAACTTCGCGACCTTTGTCGGCCATGGCTCGATTCGTGGTCTGGTCGTAGGTGAAGATGACCGGCCAGCAACCGAAGAGGAGCTGAATCTGATGCGGGAACAGGTCAGGCTGGCAATGGAGTCAGGTGCCTTCGGCCTGTCGTCCGGGCTGATCTATGCGCCGGGCAGGTTTGCCCAGACCGAAGAGGTTGTGGAATTGGCGAAAGTTGCCGGCGAGTATGACGGTATCTACATCAGCCATATGCGTGAAGAAGGCCTGGCCGTGCTGGACAGTGTCAACGAGACCATACGTATCGGCGAAGAAGGTGGTCTGCCTACCCAGATTACGCATCACAAGATTGTTGGCGCACCGATGTGGGGGCGCTCTGAAGACACCCTGCGGCTGGTTGATGAAGCGCTGGCGCGCGGTGTTGATGTGTCCATTGACCAGTATCCCTATACTGCATCGTCGACCAGCCTGACCATTCTGTTTCCGGGCTGGAGCCTGGACGGCGGCCGTGACGCGTTGCTTGCACGTATGGAAGACTCAGAGCAACGGCAGCGTCTTAAGGACGCCATTGTTTACAACATTGAAGTGGATCGGGGAGGTGATGATCCGGCCAATGTGGGCATTGCCAACTGCCCGCATGACAACACGCTTAATGGTCTGAACCTGAGTGAAATTCTGCGCTTGCAGGAGCGCGATGTCAGCCACCAGAATGCCGCTGAATTGCTGATGGAACTGGTCTATGCCGGCAACTGCAGCGCCGTGTTCCATGCCATAGACGAAGATGACATGCGCAACATCATGCGTCACGACCGCACCATGATCGCGTCCGACGGTGGCATTGAAGGTCCGTCTGAGCGCGTGCCGCATCCGCGCAACTATGGCACCTTTGCCCGTGTACTGGGCCACTTTTCCCGTGATGAGCGTGTATTCGCCCCGCATACAGCGATTCACAAAATGAGCATGAAACCCGCCGATCGAATTAATCTGTATGATCGTGGCCGTCTGGAAGTAGGCGCTATGGCTGATGTTGCCGTAATCGATCTGACAACCGTATTAGATCGCTCAACATTCGACGCTCCGCATCGTTACGCCCAGGGTGTTGAGCATGTGTTTGTGAATGGCCGTCCGGTCTTGCTGAATGGCGACATGACCGGTGAACTGCCGGGCAGAGTGCTGCTGTCGAGTGACTATCGATGA
- a CDS encoding ABC transporter substrate-binding protein, with translation MLHKKTALSVMVGAASPLLLLATSPLLADTEAAQRWLDEFQPSTLSRDQQMSEMQWFIEAAQPYRGMEIKVVSETLTTHEYEAQTLARAFTEITGIEVTHDLIGEGDVVEKLQTQMQSGENIYDAYVNDSDLIGTHFRYQQVRNLTDWMAGEGASVTSPTLDLEDFIGLSFTTAPDGKVYQLPDQQFANLYWFRYDWFTDPEIKAQFQAKYGYELGVPVNWSAYEDIAEFFTNDIGTIDGRRVYGHMDYGKKDPSLGWRFTDAWLSMAGAGDVGIPNGLPVDEWGIRVDGCRPVGSSVERGGATDGPAAVYSVTKYVDWLQKYAPPEAAGMVFSEAGPVPAQGNIAQQIFWYTTFTADMVRPGLPVMNEDGTPKWRMAPSPRGAYWEEGQKLGYQDAGAWTLMKSTPADRASAAWLYAQFVTSKTVSLKKSHVGLTVIRDSDIRHESFTERADELGGLVEFYRSPARLQWTPTGTNVADYPRLAQLWWQNIGDAASGAKTPQEALTSLAADQDRLMQRLERANVLGECGPQLNEPQSREYWFAQPGAPKPPLDNEKPQPMTIDYDELVKSWQ, from the coding sequence ATGTTGCACAAAAAAACTGCTCTCTCTGTCATGGTCGGCGCCGCCAGCCCATTATTGCTTTTGGCAACATCACCCTTGCTGGCGGATACCGAAGCGGCTCAACGCTGGCTTGACGAGTTTCAGCCGTCGACGCTGAGCCGTGACCAACAGATGAGTGAAATGCAATGGTTTATTGAGGCTGCGCAGCCGTATCGTGGCATGGAAATAAAAGTTGTATCAGAGACGTTGACCACTCATGAATATGAAGCGCAGACGCTGGCCCGGGCGTTTACCGAGATCACCGGCATTGAAGTGACACATGACCTGATTGGTGAAGGCGATGTGGTAGAAAAACTGCAGACACAGATGCAGTCTGGGGAAAATATTTATGACGCCTATGTCAATGACTCTGACCTGATTGGCACCCACTTTCGTTATCAGCAGGTGCGCAACCTGACTGACTGGATGGCCGGCGAGGGCGCCAGCGTCACATCACCGACGCTGGATCTGGAAGACTTTATTGGTCTGTCGTTTACTACTGCGCCGGACGGCAAAGTATACCAGTTGCCAGATCAGCAGTTTGCCAACCTGTACTGGTTCCGTTACGACTGGTTCACGGATCCGGAGATCAAAGCGCAGTTCCAGGCCAAGTACGGATATGAATTGGGCGTGCCGGTGAACTGGTCAGCGTATGAGGATATTGCCGAATTTTTTACCAATGACATTGGCACCATCGACGGGCGCCGGGTTTATGGTCACATGGATTACGGCAAAAAGGATCCCTCACTGGGTTGGCGCTTTACTGATGCCTGGCTGTCGATGGCCGGTGCCGGGGATGTTGGTATCCCCAATGGCCTGCCGGTGGATGAGTGGGGCATTCGTGTTGATGGCTGCCGCCCGGTCGGCTCCAGTGTTGAGCGCGGCGGCGCCACTGACGGTCCGGCGGCGGTGTATTCGGTGACCAAGTACGTGGACTGGTTGCAGAAGTATGCGCCACCGGAGGCGGCTGGCATGGTGTTCAGTGAGGCCGGCCCGGTACCGGCCCAGGGCAACATCGCTCAGCAGATTTTCTGGTATACCACCTTTACTGCCGATATGGTGCGGCCCGGATTGCCGGTGATGAACGAGGACGGTACTCCCAAATGGCGCATGGCACCTTCGCCCCGCGGCGCGTACTGGGAAGAAGGACAAAAACTGGGTTACCAGGATGCCGGTGCCTGGACCCTGATGAAATCCACGCCGGCGGATCGCGCCAGTGCGGCATGGCTGTATGCGCAATTTGTAACCTCGAAAACAGTCTCATTAAAGAAAAGTCACGTGGGACTGACAGTTATTCGTGATTCTGATATTCGTCATGAAAGTTTCACCGAGCGGGCCGATGAGCTGGGCGGACTGGTTGAGTTTTACCGCTCGCCTGCGCGCCTGCAATGGACACCGACCGGCACCAATGTCGCGGACTATCCGCGTCTGGCTCAGTTGTGGTGGCAGAATATCGGAGATGCCGCATCCGGTGCCAAGACGCCTCAGGAAGCGCTGACCTCGCTGGCTGCGGATCAGGACCGTTTGATGCAACGACTGGAGCGCGCCAATGTGCTGGGAGAGTGTGGGCCGCAGCTGAATGAGCCGCAGAGCCGGGAATACTGGTTTGCCCAGCCCGGAGCCCCGAAACCGCCATTGGACAATGAAAAACCACAACCAATGACAATTGATTATGATGAGCTGGTGAAAAGCTGGCAATAA
- a CDS encoding DUF2160 domain-containing protein has product MDLSWMGWTTPTAIFFIVIASLIAVMCAWEVVSPGGQPRKGILRFETTRGDRLFVTLLGSAFINLAWLAVFGSPLWWALVLCAFFALLVFLFV; this is encoded by the coding sequence ATGGATCTATCGTGGATGGGCTGGACGACTCCAACCGCCATATTTTTTATTGTCATTGCCAGTCTGATTGCAGTGATGTGTGCCTGGGAAGTGGTCAGCCCAGGTGGTCAGCCACGCAAAGGTATTCTCCGGTTTGAAACCACGCGTGGCGACCGACTGTTTGTTACCCTGCTGGGCAGCGCCTTTATCAATCTGGCCTGGTTGGCCGTGTTCGGTTCGCCGTTATGGTGGGCATTGGTACTGTGCGCTTTTTTTGCACTGCTGGTTTTTCTGTTTGTATAG
- a CDS encoding carbohydrate ABC transporter permease, with amino-acid sequence MLPLYWLLMMSFKTNQEILSTFSFWPQDFTLQNYQTILTDASWYSGYINSMIYVVMNTVISLAVALPAAYAFSRYRFLGDKHLFFWLLTNRMAPPAVFVLPFFQLYSAFGLIDAHIAVALAHCLFNVPLAVWILEGFMSSVPKEIDETAYIDGYSFPRFFGRIFMPLIASGIGVAAFFCFMFSWVELLIARTLTVTDAKPISAIMTRTVSASGLDWGVLAAAGVLTVIPGALVIYFVRHHIARGFALGRV; translated from the coding sequence ATGTTGCCGTTGTACTGGCTGCTGATGATGAGCTTCAAAACCAATCAGGAGATCCTGTCAACGTTCTCGTTTTGGCCGCAGGACTTTACGCTGCAGAATTACCAGACCATTCTGACGGACGCCAGCTGGTACAGTGGTTACATCAACTCCATGATTTATGTGGTGATGAACACGGTGATTTCGCTGGCAGTCGCTTTACCGGCGGCCTATGCGTTTTCCCGCTACCGGTTTCTGGGTGACAAGCATCTGTTCTTCTGGCTGTTGACCAATCGCATGGCACCACCGGCGGTGTTTGTGTTGCCATTCTTTCAGTTATATTCTGCTTTCGGGTTGATCGATGCGCACATCGCGGTGGCGCTTGCGCACTGTCTGTTCAATGTACCGTTGGCGGTCTGGATTCTGGAAGGCTTCATGTCCAGTGTGCCCAAGGAAATAGACGAAACCGCCTACATTGATGGTTATTCTTTTCCTCGTTTCTTTGGCAGGATATTCATGCCGCTGATCGCGTCGGGCATCGGCGTCGCGGCATTTTTCTGTTTCATGTTTTCGTGGGTGGAATTGCTGATTGCCCGTACATTGACAGTCACAGATGCCAAACCCATCTCTGCCATCATGACAAGGACTGTGTCGGCGTCCGGACTCGATTGGGGTGTGCTGGCAGCGGCCGGCGTATTGACCGTCATTCCCGGCGCCCTGGTTATTTATTTTGTTCGTCATCATATCGCCCGGGGATTTGCCCTCGGTCGGGTGTAA